A single genomic interval of Heliangelus exortis chromosome 20, bHelExo1.hap1, whole genome shotgun sequence harbors:
- the POLG2 gene encoding DNA polymerase subunit gamma-2 isoform X3: MALGCRQGGRWCSRASLERSGLRRRPPAAQGVESVSAARPYAAAAGGDAEGTLGEELLEVCWRRHFLRGGAEPRPALPWRAYLSGCHPGFGPLGVALRRNLAAQWWDWVLAFREQVLEVEAPLHSPPALGAPWAGSGLRLVHAEALREALQGRVCGGSALQEVLGSAGVLRESLLPGALAQYLSCLELVNKRLPCGLAQVGVCFDSVPESEQHNKNPIRIGERTTSLLTWFSSPRTAGQWLDYWVRQRLQWWRKFAVAPSNFSSSDFQDEEGRRGFNLHYTFPWGTETIETLLNLGDTELLQMYPGDSSKLLGRDGRKNIIPHVLSVSGNLDRGALAYLFDSLQLAEHPLTKRKNAQRKVLKIHPCLAPLKVALDVGKGPTAELRQVCQGLFNELSENRISAWPGYLETMQVSLEQLYTNKKSSSAVTT; encoded by the exons ATGGCGCTGGGTTGTCGCCAGGGCGGCCGCTGGTGCAGCCGAGCTTCCTTAGAGCGCTCCGGGCTCAGGAGGCGGCCGCCCGCGGCGCAGGGGGTGGAGAGCGTGTCCGCGGCGCGGCCCTACGCGGCGGCGGCCGGCGGCGATGCTGAGGGGACGCTCGGGGAGGAGTTGCTGGAGGTGTGCTGGCGGCGGCACTTCCTGCGGGGCGGTGCGGAGCCGAGGCCGGCGCTGCCCTGGCGGGCTTACCTCAGCGGCTGTCACCCGGGCTTCGGGCCGCTGGGCGTGGCGCTGCGCCGCAACCTGGCGGCCCAGTGGTGGGACTGGGTGCTGGCGTTCCGGGAGCAGGTGTTGGAGGTGGAGGCTCCGCTCCACAGCCCTCCCGCTCTCGGTGCTCCGTGGGCCGGGTCTGGCCTCCGCCTGGTGCACGCTGAGGCGCTGCGGGAAGCCCTGCAGGGAAGGGTCTGCGGCGGTTCGGCCCTGCAAGAAGTGCTGGGGAGTGCGGGGGTGCTTCGTGAGAGCCTGCTGCCCG GGGCTTTGGCGCAGTATCTGAGCTGCTTAGAACTGGTGAACAAAAGACTGCCTTGTGGCCTTGCACAAGTTGGAGTGTGCTTTGACTCTGTTCCAGAAAGTgaacaacacaacaaaaaccccatAAG AATAGGCGAAAGGACCACGTCTTTGCTCACATGGTTTAGCTCTCCCAGAACTGCAGGACAGTGGCTCGATTACTGGGTACGCCAGAGACTCCAGTGGTGGAGAAAG TTTGCAGTAGCTCCATCTaacttcagcagcagtgatttTCAggatgaagaaggaagaagaggattTAATTTACATTACACCTTTCCTTGGGGGACAGAAACAATAGAAACATTGCTGAACCTCGGTGATACTGAACTGTTACAGATGTATCCAGGGGATAGTTCAAAATTACTT ggcCGAGATGGGAGGAAGAACATTATCCCTCATGTTCTGTCTGTGAGTGGGAATCTGGACCGTGGAGCATTAGCATACCTCTTTGATTCTCTGCAGCTAGCTGAGCATCCattaacaaaaaggaaaaatgcacagagaaag GTTCTTAAGATTCATCCTTGCTTAGCACCTCTTAAAGTGGCCTTGGATGTAGGAAAGGGTccaacagcagagctgagacaG gttTGTCAAGGATTGTTCAATGAACtctcagaaaacagaatttctgcaTGGCCAGGTTATCTTGAAACCATGCAGGTATCTCTGGAACAGCTTTATACAAA TAAGAAGTCATCGAGTGCAGTAACCACATGA
- the MILR1 gene encoding LOW QUALITY PROTEIN: allergin-1 (The sequence of the model RefSeq protein was modified relative to this genomic sequence to represent the inferred CDS: substituted 1 base at 1 genomic stop codon) gives MFFLTTLLFSCFQMSQQNQQTTSNGKGMLSNPRLIPVQGTLNVVMNQNVTLSCLSDSGSPPVTYTLFKHNQKVSALTKPDMTPGLFNLTITSASDVGEYKCKAENNNSSGGKYSKSLNFTLQLHPSTLNFTTEPVSKPVLSSPTFQARKGQNVTLSCFSENGSLPITYVFFKGRQNISPPVKIQKREAAVIFLFINSSSDFGTYKCKAQNSFQNNTKYSNSFNFTLAEERHSYQPLVISFVLLLLLFVVGFALAIRFFIIPSYKARRFKSTRPSPGLTSAVNAEDSENDVIYTEIDPVTPQEEYINISVIRGENEKEKRGSATVYSKVLIRDXVQAGPLHSPEWHQLSRP, from the exons atgttttttctcacaACTTTATTGTTTTCTTGCT ttcaaATGTCTCAACAGAATCAGCAAACTACTTCAAATGGCAAAG GGATGCTGTCCAATCCCAGGCTCATACCTGTTCAGGGGACTTTGAATGTAGTGATGAATCAGAACGTgaccctctcctgcctctcagACTCTGGATCTCCACCTGTCACATACACATTGTTTAAACACAATCAGAAGGTATCTGCTTTAACTAAGCCAGACATGACCCCTGGTTTATTTAACTTGACTATCACCTCTGCCAGTGATGTGGGTGAATACAAATGCAAAGCTGAGAATAACAATTCCAGCGgtggaaaatacagcaaaagtCTCAACTTCACCCTTCAACTTCACCCCTCAACCCTCAACTTCACAACAG AGCCAGTTTCCAAACCAGTGCTGAGCTCACCCACCTTTCAAGCAAGGAAAGGCCAGAATGTGACCCTGTCTTGTTTCTCAGAGAATGGCTCTCTTCCTATCACATATGTATTCTTCAAAGGAAGACAAAACATCTCTCCCCCCGTGAAGATTCAGAAGAGGGAagctgctgtgatttttctgtttattaatTCCTCTAGTGACTTTGGAACCTATAAATGCAAAGCTCAAAACAGCTtccaaaataacacaaaatacaGCAACAGTTTTAACTTCACCTTGGCAG aaGAGAGACACTCTTACCAACCCCTGGTAATTTCTTTTGTGCTCCTCTTGCTACTATTTGTAGTAGGATTTGCTCTGGCAATTCGATTTTTCATAATTCCTTCATATAAAGCAA GAAGATTTAAGTCTACCAGGCCCTCACCTGGCCTTACTTCAGCAGTGAATGCAGAGGACTCTGAAAATGATGTCATATACACAGAAATTG ATCCCGTTACACCACAAGAAGAATACATCAACATTTCTGTTATtagaggagaaaatgaaaaag AGAAGAGAGGTTCTGCTACAGTCTATTCAAAGGTCCTCATCAGAGACTGAGTACAAG CTGGACCACTCCATTCTCCAGAGTGGCATCAGTTATCAAGACCATGA
- the POLG2 gene encoding DNA polymerase subunit gamma-2 isoform X2, whose product MALGCRQGGRWCSRASLERSGLRRRPPAAQGVESVSAARPYAAAAGGDAEGTLGEELLEVCWRRHFLRGGAEPRPALPWRAYLSGCHPGFGPLGVALRRNLAAQWWDWVLAFREQVLEVEAPLHSPPALGAPWAGSGLRLVHAEALREALQGRVCGGSALQEVLGSAGVLRESLLPGALAQYLSCLELVNKRLPCGLAQVGVCFDSVPESEQHNKNPIRIGERTTSLLTWFSSPRTAGQWLDYWVRQRLQWWRKFAVAPSNFSSSDFQDEEGRRGFNLHYTFPWGTETIETLLNLGDTELLQMYPGDSSKLLGRDGRKNIIPHVLSVSGNLDRGALAYLFDSLQLAEHPLTKRKNAQRKVLKIHPCLAPLKVALDVGKGPTAELRQVCQGLFNELSENRISAWPGYLETMQVSLEQLYTKYDEMSVLFMVLITDATLENGVVQLRSRDTTMKEMMHISRLKDFLMNFTEKTPS is encoded by the exons ATGGCGCTGGGTTGTCGCCAGGGCGGCCGCTGGTGCAGCCGAGCTTCCTTAGAGCGCTCCGGGCTCAGGAGGCGGCCGCCCGCGGCGCAGGGGGTGGAGAGCGTGTCCGCGGCGCGGCCCTACGCGGCGGCGGCCGGCGGCGATGCTGAGGGGACGCTCGGGGAGGAGTTGCTGGAGGTGTGCTGGCGGCGGCACTTCCTGCGGGGCGGTGCGGAGCCGAGGCCGGCGCTGCCCTGGCGGGCTTACCTCAGCGGCTGTCACCCGGGCTTCGGGCCGCTGGGCGTGGCGCTGCGCCGCAACCTGGCGGCCCAGTGGTGGGACTGGGTGCTGGCGTTCCGGGAGCAGGTGTTGGAGGTGGAGGCTCCGCTCCACAGCCCTCCCGCTCTCGGTGCTCCGTGGGCCGGGTCTGGCCTCCGCCTGGTGCACGCTGAGGCGCTGCGGGAAGCCCTGCAGGGAAGGGTCTGCGGCGGTTCGGCCCTGCAAGAAGTGCTGGGGAGTGCGGGGGTGCTTCGTGAGAGCCTGCTGCCCG GGGCTTTGGCGCAGTATCTGAGCTGCTTAGAACTGGTGAACAAAAGACTGCCTTGTGGCCTTGCACAAGTTGGAGTGTGCTTTGACTCTGTTCCAGAAAGTgaacaacacaacaaaaaccccatAAG AATAGGCGAAAGGACCACGTCTTTGCTCACATGGTTTAGCTCTCCCAGAACTGCAGGACAGTGGCTCGATTACTGGGTACGCCAGAGACTCCAGTGGTGGAGAAAG TTTGCAGTAGCTCCATCTaacttcagcagcagtgatttTCAggatgaagaaggaagaagaggattTAATTTACATTACACCTTTCCTTGGGGGACAGAAACAATAGAAACATTGCTGAACCTCGGTGATACTGAACTGTTACAGATGTATCCAGGGGATAGTTCAAAATTACTT ggcCGAGATGGGAGGAAGAACATTATCCCTCATGTTCTGTCTGTGAGTGGGAATCTGGACCGTGGAGCATTAGCATACCTCTTTGATTCTCTGCAGCTAGCTGAGCATCCattaacaaaaaggaaaaatgcacagagaaag GTTCTTAAGATTCATCCTTGCTTAGCACCTCTTAAAGTGGCCTTGGATGTAGGAAAGGGTccaacagcagagctgagacaG gttTGTCAAGGATTGTTCAATGAACtctcagaaaacagaatttctgcaTGGCCAGGTTATCTTGAAACCATGCAGGTATCTCTGGAACAGCTTTATACAAA GTATGATGAGATGAGTGTTCTCTTCATGGTCTTGATAACTGATGCCACTCTGGAGAATGGAGTGGTCCAGCTGAGAAGCAGAGACACCACCATGAAGGAAATGATGCACATTTCTAGACTCAAGGACTTTTTAATGAA TTTTACTGAGAAAACTCCATCCTAA
- the POLG2 gene encoding DNA polymerase subunit gamma-2 isoform X1, with translation MALGCRQGGRWCSRASLERSGLRRRPPAAQGVESVSAARPYAAAAGGDAEGTLGEELLEVCWRRHFLRGGAEPRPALPWRAYLSGCHPGFGPLGVALRRNLAAQWWDWVLAFREQVLEVEAPLHSPPALGAPWAGSGLRLVHAEALREALQGRVCGGSALQEVLGSAGVLRESLLPGALAQYLSCLELVNKRLPCGLAQVGVCFDSVPESEQHNKNPIRIGERTTSLLTWFSSPRTAGQWLDYWVRQRLQWWRKFAVAPSNFSSSDFQDEEGRRGFNLHYTFPWGTETIETLLNLGDTELLQMYPGDSSKLLGRDGRKNIIPHVLSVSGNLDRGALAYLFDSLQLAEHPLTKRKNAQRKVLKIHPCLAPLKVALDVGKGPTAELRQVCQGLFNELSENRISAWPGYLETMQVSLEQLYTKYDEMSVLFMVLITDATLENGVVQLRSRDTTMKEMMHISRLKDFLMKYVTSAKNM, from the exons ATGGCGCTGGGTTGTCGCCAGGGCGGCCGCTGGTGCAGCCGAGCTTCCTTAGAGCGCTCCGGGCTCAGGAGGCGGCCGCCCGCGGCGCAGGGGGTGGAGAGCGTGTCCGCGGCGCGGCCCTACGCGGCGGCGGCCGGCGGCGATGCTGAGGGGACGCTCGGGGAGGAGTTGCTGGAGGTGTGCTGGCGGCGGCACTTCCTGCGGGGCGGTGCGGAGCCGAGGCCGGCGCTGCCCTGGCGGGCTTACCTCAGCGGCTGTCACCCGGGCTTCGGGCCGCTGGGCGTGGCGCTGCGCCGCAACCTGGCGGCCCAGTGGTGGGACTGGGTGCTGGCGTTCCGGGAGCAGGTGTTGGAGGTGGAGGCTCCGCTCCACAGCCCTCCCGCTCTCGGTGCTCCGTGGGCCGGGTCTGGCCTCCGCCTGGTGCACGCTGAGGCGCTGCGGGAAGCCCTGCAGGGAAGGGTCTGCGGCGGTTCGGCCCTGCAAGAAGTGCTGGGGAGTGCGGGGGTGCTTCGTGAGAGCCTGCTGCCCG GGGCTTTGGCGCAGTATCTGAGCTGCTTAGAACTGGTGAACAAAAGACTGCCTTGTGGCCTTGCACAAGTTGGAGTGTGCTTTGACTCTGTTCCAGAAAGTgaacaacacaacaaaaaccccatAAG AATAGGCGAAAGGACCACGTCTTTGCTCACATGGTTTAGCTCTCCCAGAACTGCAGGACAGTGGCTCGATTACTGGGTACGCCAGAGACTCCAGTGGTGGAGAAAG TTTGCAGTAGCTCCATCTaacttcagcagcagtgatttTCAggatgaagaaggaagaagaggattTAATTTACATTACACCTTTCCTTGGGGGACAGAAACAATAGAAACATTGCTGAACCTCGGTGATACTGAACTGTTACAGATGTATCCAGGGGATAGTTCAAAATTACTT ggcCGAGATGGGAGGAAGAACATTATCCCTCATGTTCTGTCTGTGAGTGGGAATCTGGACCGTGGAGCATTAGCATACCTCTTTGATTCTCTGCAGCTAGCTGAGCATCCattaacaaaaaggaaaaatgcacagagaaag GTTCTTAAGATTCATCCTTGCTTAGCACCTCTTAAAGTGGCCTTGGATGTAGGAAAGGGTccaacagcagagctgagacaG gttTGTCAAGGATTGTTCAATGAACtctcagaaaacagaatttctgcaTGGCCAGGTTATCTTGAAACCATGCAGGTATCTCTGGAACAGCTTTATACAAA GTATGATGAGATGAGTGTTCTCTTCATGGTCTTGATAACTGATGCCACTCTGGAGAATGGAGTGGTCCAGCTGAGAAGCAGAGACACCACCATGAAGGAAATGATGCACATTTCTAGACTCAAGGACTTTTTAATGAAGTATGTAACATCAGCCAAAAATATGTAA